In a genomic window of Alteromonas gilva:
- a CDS encoding YaeQ family protein translates to MALKATIFKADISITDMDRNYYNDHNLTIARHPSENDARMMLRIIAFIVNAHERLQFTKGLSDDDEPDLWLKSYSDEIELWIELGQPSEQRIKKGCNQSQQMMIYAYADNSFEAWWKKEKTALQSRKNLSVFTLPEALIKILENAVQRSMQMQVTIQDGQMWLTVEGSDSAESVEIAITRHTQ, encoded by the coding sequence ATGGCACTGAAAGCGACTATTTTTAAAGCCGACATATCAATTACCGATATGGATCGCAATTACTACAATGACCACAATCTGACTATCGCTCGTCACCCCTCTGAGAATGACGCGCGTATGATGCTTAGAATTATTGCCTTTATTGTCAATGCGCACGAGCGATTACAATTCACCAAGGGCCTGTCGGACGATGACGAGCCGGATCTATGGCTAAAAAGCTACAGCGATGAAATAGAGTTATGGATTGAACTGGGCCAGCCTTCGGAGCAACGCATTAAAAAGGGTTGCAACCAAAGTCAGCAGATGATGATTTATGCCTACGCCGATAACAGTTTTGAGGCGTGGTGGAAAAAAGAAAAGACCGCCCTGCAAAGCAGAAAAAACCTGTCGGTTTTTACCCTGCCTGAGGCACTTATAAAGATACTTGAGAATGCTGTGCAGCGTTCCATGCAAATGCAAGTGACGATTCAGGATGGCCAAATGTGGTTAACCGTAGAAGGTTCTGATAGTGCCGAAAGTGTCGAAATAGCCATCACCAGGCACACGCAATGA
- a CDS encoding substrate-binding periplasmic protein, whose translation MKRTIKVLTSIILLMCCQVTVQAQSPEPDSSPRLTINFAINSPGSAPYLYFDPETRQYKGVVVDFFASFADREQLAMRYQDSSRARNELLVKEGKSDMFLAARVWLDNPDSFIYSDKLMSHASFMYATKPFSSPFIPEEHPGATVCTRRGFIYPVLQRYFANEQNGLSRVNSISQTTMAMMLARERCQFAIMNEQNALSILTHSRFCDTDFYQSPNVISEVDLVLVIRPERRDAQELINKYIAEFIHSGQLEASVARHSGDQGFPKLKCQ comes from the coding sequence GTGAAGCGAACAATAAAAGTTTTAACCAGCATAATATTGCTGATGTGTTGTCAGGTGACTGTACAGGCACAGTCACCTGAGCCTGACTCATCGCCGCGCTTAACAATCAATTTTGCGATTAACTCACCTGGCTCTGCGCCATATTTGTATTTTGATCCTGAGACGCGGCAATACAAGGGTGTTGTCGTGGACTTTTTTGCCAGCTTCGCCGACAGGGAACAGCTAGCGATGCGTTATCAGGACTCCAGTCGTGCCCGTAACGAACTGCTGGTAAAAGAGGGTAAGTCTGACATGTTTTTGGCGGCCAGAGTGTGGCTGGATAATCCTGACAGTTTTATTTACAGCGACAAACTGATGTCTCACGCCAGTTTTATGTATGCCACCAAGCCATTTTCCAGCCCGTTTATACCTGAAGAGCACCCCGGCGCAACGGTATGCACGCGACGCGGGTTTATTTATCCAGTGCTGCAGAGGTATTTTGCAAACGAGCAAAATGGCTTATCACGCGTTAATTCTATCAGTCAGACAACGATGGCAATGATGCTGGCCAGGGAGCGTTGTCAGTTTGCTATTATGAATGAGCAAAATGCCCTGTCTATTCTTACTCACAGCCGATTCTGCGATACCGATTTTTACCAGTCACCCAATGTGATCAGCGAGGTTGATTTGGTGCTTGTTATCCGGCCCGAACGCCGGGACGCTCAGGAACTAATCAATAAATACATTGCTGAATTTATCCATTCCGGTCAACTTGAAGCCTCTGTTGCGCGCCACTCA